CTGGTCGTCAGCCGACTACGCGTGGCATTCGGCCGCAAGACGGCGGGAGTGGATTTCAAGGCGATCGACGACAAGCCAGTCCATTTCCTGTTTCTGATTGTGGCGCCCCCGCTGGAGGTGTCCAATCAATATCTCCCGGTGCTCGGCAAGATCGCACAATTCAGCAAGGAGCAGGACGTGCCGGGACGTCTGCTGGAGATCACCACGGCGGCGGAATTCATGGCGCTGCTTGAGGAAAAGCGGGTCTAGTCGTTGCGGGAGCTACCGCGCGTCTCGCTCGACGGAGACGCGCGCAATGTTTCCACGCAGGCGCACCGCGACGCGCCAGGATTGCAGGATGGCGGCGGCCGCCAGCCCGGCCACCAGTCCAATCCACAGTCCGCGTTCACGCAGCGGCGTGCGGAATCCCAGGTACGCGCCAAGCGGGACGCCCACGGCCCAGAACGCCACCATATGCAACATCGCCGGAATCCGCGTGTCGCCGGTTCCGCGCAGCACGCCACTGGTGACCGCCTGCAATCCGTCGAACACCTGAAACATCCCCGCCAGCGGTATGAGCGCTGCGGCAACGGCGACGGTCGGTCGGTCC
This genomic window from Gemmatimonadaceae bacterium contains:
- a CDS encoding PTS sugar transporter subunit IIA, translating into MELREFFSEDAVQLELQGTTKDEVLKELIGLLKLDEKSEGMLFKMLKRRENLGSTGIGRGIAIPHCRSLVVSRLRVAFGRKTAGVDFKAIDDKPVHFLFLIVAPPLEVSNQYLPVLGKIAQFSKEQDVPGRLLEITTAAEFMALLEEKRV